One genomic window of Thalassolituus hydrocarboniclasticus includes the following:
- a CDS encoding nitric oxide reductase activation protein NorD, producing MEEAVGIRWHHFITRVAVRTYPDAAVLLSDEQKTLAMIFRALGGDAGLRLSVAAEQRVKASRSWLQKVAGSGLRQALAWRDQNHLYLPDHIDFYPQRTLNADLYLWLAALASCTLPAAAGSSLWFVDNQHSVQHCLQRYPGLVPVYRRLVEAELQQRDFRLKLSAAALPREMALRAALKEPGSVTALPDGPGDPDPVPLWLYPGRNLAPLQHSGDVQEPAASEVQQKSTANIRRQAEFADDPDGRNGLLLFRLESLLSWSEFIPVDRTADDADDADAGKIAEDLDLITLSRTRGSQASKIRLDLDLPSAAEDDIPLGSGLSYPEWDYRRQRLREDYCRVIPMLPRGAEPAPLPDELKQTAQRLRRQFACFNTQQVQLRRQVQGQQLDINAAIDHCTSRLQGHAESVAPVWRQQRRQNRDLACLVLADLSLSTDAWANNDKQVIDVIRDSLHLLGEALDASGDRFSMYGFSSRRRDHVRINMIKNFNEPWGENVHGRIKALTPGYYTRMGAAIRQATDILNDHPAEKRLLLILTDGKPNDLDLYEGRYGLEDTRVSITEAHRTGVTTHCVTIDQNSADYVPYVFGHQGYFCINRADQLPRILPKLYLNLTGLNI from the coding sequence ATGGAAGAAGCTGTTGGTATCCGCTGGCATCATTTTATTACCCGCGTGGCTGTCCGTACTTATCCGGATGCGGCGGTGTTGCTCAGCGATGAACAGAAAACACTGGCGATGATATTCAGGGCGCTGGGCGGCGATGCCGGGTTGCGTCTCTCGGTTGCTGCTGAGCAACGGGTTAAAGCGTCGCGTTCGTGGTTGCAGAAGGTGGCAGGTTCCGGTCTGCGTCAGGCCCTGGCGTGGCGCGATCAGAATCATTTATATCTGCCGGATCATATCGACTTTTATCCGCAGCGGACGCTGAATGCTGACCTGTATCTGTGGCTGGCGGCATTGGCATCCTGCACGCTTCCGGCAGCTGCCGGCTCTTCCCTGTGGTTTGTTGATAATCAGCATAGCGTGCAGCATTGCTTGCAACGCTATCCCGGTCTGGTCCCTGTCTACCGGCGTCTGGTTGAGGCCGAACTGCAACAGAGAGATTTCCGGCTGAAGCTCAGTGCTGCGGCTCTGCCCAGAGAGATGGCATTGCGTGCTGCTCTGAAGGAGCCGGGATCTGTTACTGCGCTGCCTGACGGGCCGGGAGATCCTGATCCTGTGCCCCTGTGGTTATATCCGGGCAGAAATCTGGCTCCGCTTCAGCACAGTGGCGATGTACAGGAGCCCGCAGCGTCTGAGGTGCAACAGAAAAGCACGGCAAATATCCGCCGCCAGGCCGAATTTGCCGATGATCCTGATGGCCGTAATGGCCTGCTGTTATTTCGTCTGGAAAGCTTATTGTCGTGGTCGGAATTTATTCCTGTTGACCGTACCGCAGATGATGCCGATGACGCGGATGCCGGAAAAATAGCAGAAGATCTTGATCTGATTACGCTATCGCGGACCCGTGGCAGTCAGGCTTCAAAAATACGCCTCGATCTGGATCTGCCCAGTGCGGCGGAGGATGACATCCCGCTGGGTTCTGGCCTGTCTTATCCGGAGTGGGATTACCGCCGGCAGCGTTTACGTGAGGATTACTGCCGGGTTATTCCGATGCTGCCACGCGGTGCTGAGCCAGCTCCTTTACCGGATGAACTTAAGCAGACTGCGCAGCGTCTGCGCCGGCAGTTTGCCTGCTTTAACACTCAGCAGGTGCAACTACGGCGGCAGGTTCAGGGGCAGCAGCTGGATATAAATGCTGCGATTGATCACTGCACCAGCCGGCTGCAGGGACACGCCGAAAGTGTGGCGCCGGTATGGCGGCAGCAGCGTCGTCAGAACCGTGATCTGGCCTGTCTTGTTCTCGCAGATCTGTCGCTGTCGACCGACGCCTGGGCCAACAATGATAAGCAGGTTATCGATGTTATCCGCGACAGCCTGCATTTATTGGGGGAGGCACTGGATGCCAGCGGTGATCGCTTTTCTATGTATGGCTTTTCATCACGCCGGCGCGATCACGTGCGGATTAATATGATCAAAAACTTTAACGAACCCTGGGGTGAAAATGTTCATGGCCGGATTAAAGCCTTAACGCCCGGCTACTACACGCGCATGGGAGCGGCTATCCGCCAGGCAACCGATATCCTTAATGACCATCCGGCAGAAAAGCGCCTGCTGCTGATACTGACCGACGGTAAGCCTAATGATCTGGATCTGTATGAAGGTCGTTATGGTCTCGAAGATACCAGAGTATCGATCACCGAGGCTCACCGTACGGGAGTGACAACCCACTGTGTCACCATTGATCAGAACAGTGCGGATTATGTGCCTTATGTGTTTGGACATCAGGGCTACTTCTGCATTAACCGGGCAGATCAGCTGCCACGGATACTGCCGAAGCTCTATCTTAATCTGACCGGACTGAACATATGA
- a CDS encoding 4Fe-4S binding protein: MNSGVQRYRLISRSVFFLLFLLAPVLDVFRLDLTLGHFIFFGYDWTLELAPAAGQSAASVFSQLLWRLALPVLLTVIVLIVFVWRWGRIYCGWLCPHFSVLEWLDSKMHYWLGRRSLWEKSSSGARPGSRTVLFFWILACSFLWAVSLLSYLIPPLPLWQGIFRLQVDTYPLIFLCAATVLFFIEFTLARHWFCRYGCAVGIFQSLIWAANPRGLVIGYRKERGKDCRDCHACDQVCPMRLPPRAHKQRKITCTQCRLCIDTCAEVQKHNPAGSLLYWASGDDARQYERQLPVIIAREQE, from the coding sequence ATGAATTCAGGGGTACAACGCTACCGTCTGATCAGCCGCAGTGTATTTTTTTTATTATTTCTGCTGGCGCCGGTTCTGGATGTTTTTCGTCTGGATCTGACGCTCGGCCATTTTATTTTTTTTGGTTATGACTGGACGCTGGAGCTTGCACCTGCTGCTGGTCAGAGTGCTGCTTCAGTATTTTCACAATTATTATGGCGTCTGGCGCTGCCCGTCCTGCTGACGGTCATTGTACTTATTGTTTTTGTCTGGCGCTGGGGACGAATTTACTGCGGCTGGTTGTGCCCGCATTTTTCTGTTCTGGAGTGGCTGGACAGTAAAATGCATTACTGGCTTGGCAGGCGTTCGTTGTGGGAAAAGAGCAGCAGCGGGGCGCGTCCTGGTTCCAGAACGGTCCTTTTTTTCTGGATTCTGGCCTGTTCTTTTTTATGGGCGGTTTCTCTGCTCAGTTATCTGATTCCTCCGCTGCCTTTATGGCAGGGTATTTTCCGGCTGCAGGTTGATACATATCCGCTGATTTTTCTGTGTGCGGCAACGGTATTATTTTTTATCGAATTTACGCTGGCGCGTCACTGGTTCTGCCGGTATGGCTGCGCGGTCGGAATTTTTCAGAGTCTGATCTGGGCGGCCAATCCGCGTGGCCTGGTGATTGGTTACCGCAAAGAGCGGGGAAAAGACTGCCGTGACTGTCATGCCTGTGATCAGGTCTGCCCTATGCGCCTGCCGCCAAGAGCACATAAGCAGCGGAAGATTACCTGCACTCAATGCAGGCTCTGTATTGATACCTGTGCTGAAGTGCAAAAACACAATCCTGCCGGATCACTGCTGTATTGGGCCAGTGGCGATGATGCCAGACAGTATGAGCGGCAATTACCAGTAATTATTGCCCGGGAACAGGAGTAA
- a CDS encoding cbb3-type cytochrome c oxidase subunit I: MKYQSQAVAKPYFAFAMLLFVGQIVFGLILGTQYIIGDFLFPEIPFNVARMVHTNLLIVWLLCGFMGATYYLVPEETQCELYSPKLAWILFWAYAIAGTLTIVGYLSVPYATLAEITYNNILPTMGREFLEQPTITKIGIVIVALGFLFNVGMTILRGRKTVINMVLITGLLGLAVFFLFSFYNPASLTLDKYFWWWVVHLWVEGVWELILGSILAFILIKTTGVDREVVEKWLYLIIAMALISGILGTGHHYFFIGAPEYWLWIGSVFSAVEPLPFFMMMVFAFSMIKQRRREHPNKAAVTWAAGCTIMAFLGAGVWGFLHTLAPVNYYTHGSQITAAHGHLAFFGAYVMIVLAIISYAWPQLQGRLSNSLQAQKVEIASIWVMCVSMLMITLLLTAAGIIQVMQQRMPADGIALGYMATQDLIVPIYWARLVAGIAFGGGVMLYLYSFVVASRTQADAPALPVSA; this comes from the coding sequence ATGAAATATCAAAGCCAGGCGGTTGCAAAACCGTACTTTGCCTTTGCCATGTTGCTGTTTGTCGGTCAGATTGTCTTCGGTCTGATTCTTGGCACGCAGTACATCATCGGTGATTTCCTGTTTCCGGAAATCCCTTTTAATGTTGCCCGTATGGTGCACACCAATCTTCTGATCGTCTGGCTGCTCTGTGGTTTTATGGGCGCGACTTACTATCTTGTACCTGAAGAAACTCAGTGTGAGCTGTATAGTCCGAAACTGGCCTGGATACTGTTCTGGGCTTATGCCATTGCCGGCACCCTGACCATTGTTGGTTATTTATCGGTTCCTTATGCAACGCTGGCGGAGATTACATACAACAATATTCTGCCAACCATGGGGCGGGAATTTTTGGAGCAGCCAACTATTACCAAAATAGGTATTGTTATTGTTGCACTCGGATTCTTGTTTAATGTTGGTATGACTATTCTGCGTGGCCGTAAAACCGTGATTAACATGGTGCTGATCACCGGTCTTCTCGGTCTGGCCGTGTTCTTCCTGTTCTCTTTTTATAATCCGGCATCACTGACTCTGGATAAGTATTTCTGGTGGTGGGTTGTGCACCTGTGGGTTGAGGGTGTGTGGGAGCTGATTCTCGGCAGTATCCTCGCCTTTATTCTGATCAAAACCACCGGTGTGGATCGTGAGGTTGTGGAAAAATGGTTGTACCTGATTATTGCGATGGCTCTGATCAGCGGCATTCTTGGCACCGGCCACCATTATTTCTTTATCGGCGCTCCGGAATACTGGCTATGGATCGGATCGGTTTTCTCTGCCGTCGAGCCGTTACCTTTCTTCATGATGATGGTGTTCGCTTTCAGCATGATTAAACAGCGCCGCCGCGAACACCCTAACAAAGCCGCCGTTACCTGGGCTGCCGGCTGTACCATTATGGCTTTCCTTGGTGCGGGCGTTTGGGGATTCCTGCATACCCTGGCGCCGGTAAATTATTACACCCACGGCTCTCAGATTACGGCCGCTCATGGTCACCTGGCATTCTTTGGCGCTTACGTGATGATTGTGCTGGCGATTATCTCTTACGCATGGCCACAGCTGCAGGGACGTTTAAGTAACAGTCTGCAGGCACAGAAAGTGGAAATTGCCTCCATCTGGGTCATGTGTGTATCTATGCTGATGATTACTCTGCTGCTGACTGCGGCGGGTATTATTCAGGTGATGCAGCAGCGTATGCCGGCTGATGGCATTGCCCTGGGCTATATGGCGACACAAGACCTGATTGTTCCTATTTATTGGGCACGTCTGGTTGCTGGTATCGCTTTTGGTGGTGGCGTGATGCTGTACTTATACAGTTTTGTTGTCGCCAGCCGTACTCAGGCTGATGCACCTGCTTTACCTGTCAGTGCCTGA
- a CDS encoding c-type cytochrome: protein MSERFTKGMARNIYYGGGAFFFLLFVALTVDTVTVLPKRENRELLTAEVAHGKEIWEKNNCVGCHSLLGEGAYFAPELGNVFQRRGMENEQVFKAYFSAWMKAMPTGVEGRRQMPQFHLKEQEINDLAEFLIWTSRIDTNDWPPNIEG from the coding sequence ATGTCAGAACGTTTCACTAAGGGCATGGCCCGGAATATTTACTACGGTGGGGGCGCATTCTTTTTCCTCCTCTTTGTTGCTCTGACGGTTGATACCGTTACGGTGCTGCCGAAGCGTGAGAATCGTGAACTGCTCACCGCTGAAGTCGCACATGGCAAAGAAATCTGGGAAAAAAATAACTGCGTCGGCTGTCATTCATTGCTGGGAGAGGGGGCCTATTTTGCTCCCGAGCTGGGGAACGTTTTTCAGCGCCGCGGGATGGAAAATGAGCAGGTATTCAAGGCGTATTTTTCTGCCTGGATGAAGGCAATGCCTACCGGTGTTGAAGGACGCCGCCAAATGCCACAGTTCCATTTAAAAGAGCAGGAGATTAACGATTTAGCTGAATTCCTGATCTGGACTTCCCGCATCGACACCAACGATTGGCCACCAAATATCGAAGGCTGA
- a CDS encoding CbbQ/NirQ/NorQ/GpvN family protein: MNAPAVSPADSRLHFYQPQGSEVELFLHASRNQLPVLIKGPTGCGKTRFIEHMAEQLKRPLYTVACHDDLTAADLIGRYLIGNDGTFWQDGPLTRAVREGAICYLDEVIEARKDTTVVIHPLTDDRRILPLDGTGEQLHAAPGFMLVMSYNPGYRNLMKGLKPSTRQRFVSIGFNYPDEQQEARIVMQESGIDLQTAQRLCAVAAALRKLNDADLEESPSTRLLIHCARLIRSGLPAEIATEAALTETLSDEPAAQQAVRQIIRALMPVGE, translated from the coding sequence ATGAATGCTCCTGCTGTGTCGCCAGCGGACTCACGGCTGCACTTTTATCAGCCGCAGGGAAGTGAGGTTGAACTCTTCCTGCACGCCAGCCGTAATCAGCTTCCTGTTCTGATTAAAGGCCCTACCGGCTGCGGTAAAACACGTTTTATTGAGCATATGGCGGAGCAGCTGAAGCGCCCGCTCTATACCGTTGCCTGTCATGATGATCTGACCGCTGCCGATCTGATTGGCCGCTACCTGATCGGTAACGACGGCACGTTCTGGCAGGACGGCCCGCTGACGCGCGCTGTGCGCGAAGGGGCAATCTGTTATCTGGACGAGGTTATTGAGGCCCGCAAGGATACAACGGTTGTTATTCACCCCCTCACCGATGACAGACGCATTTTGCCGCTTGATGGCACCGGAGAGCAGCTTCATGCCGCGCCGGGTTTTATGCTGGTTATGTCTTATAACCCGGGTTACCGCAACCTGATGAAAGGGCTTAAACCCAGTACCCGCCAGCGCTTTGTCAGCATCGGTTTTAACTACCCGGATGAACAGCAGGAAGCCCGGATCGTTATGCAGGAAAGTGGTATCGATCTGCAGACTGCGCAGCGTCTGTGTGCGGTTGCTGCTGCTCTGCGCAAGCTTAATGACGCCGATCTTGAGGAGTCTCCTTCTACCCGCCTTCTGATTCATTGTGCCCGTCTGATCCGCAGCGGGTTGCCGGCAGAAATCGCAACGGAAGCGGCTCTGACTGAAACACTGAGTGACGAGCCCGCCGCCCAGCAAGCTGTTCGCCAGATTATCCGCGCTCTTATGCCAGTGGGTGAATGA
- a CDS encoding TonB-dependent receptor plug domain-containing protein has protein sequence MTRKPPGLLGLLFVLPLASPALPSRADNTTTSLPLMVVSATGYRQQALLSPAAITVLEQEQLNQQPVSDLAEVLRDIPGIAIVDSGVPGMKRLSLRGESARRVLVKINGQPLADHSNYGTPLLIDINMIERVEVVRGPSSVVHGGNALGGVINIITRQASAGEQEVIFSSGYYSATRGQRVSAGVLTARQGLDMRLQASRTSHQDRRLADGTLEDSDSLQRSVSAELGYSQAQHRISWQGDYFKQYASAWVEPDSGIDYLRFPERNSLRHALNYEYLQDHGSLQKINARMYQHNGRRVMENAISSQTPVVAVNVDNFSDDDLLTSGGQLSTEARWLGNNLTVAGMEYQSDRLDTDKRSQTTLRMLTLPIPPTVTEKTSAQQAEQNQWSAFLQQQIVLTADAEAHAGLRYYRINSRLTDSTERSDSDNHDDEMVGSISMVWRATPASALRINLAQGYSYPSVTQQFAVTAGGSNVHFGNPDLTAEKATTLEFGFRLDNKQWLLDLALYYNRARDFIDREALTAAPPEYTTTTTASQSLWRWVNINKAKSYGLELAVSRQLKTLRPYANITVQRRELDFASGEDTWNSGLPEYQLQSGVQWSALPNTQLDIFLRSYGDARRDDENGIKTAQSGGYAEFNIAMQYQPVNNLMLTAAVNNLTNQSYQNPEELPAAGRALNAEMHWRF, from the coding sequence ATGACACGCAAACCTCCGGGCCTCCTCGGCCTGTTATTTGTATTGCCTCTGGCATCCCCCGCCCTGCCATCCCGGGCCGATAACACAACCACAAGCCTGCCACTGATGGTGGTTTCCGCAACCGGCTACCGCCAACAGGCACTGCTGAGCCCGGCAGCCATTACCGTGCTGGAACAGGAGCAACTGAATCAGCAACCGGTATCCGACCTCGCCGAAGTACTGCGTGATATTCCCGGCATAGCCATTGTCGACTCCGGGGTTCCCGGCATGAAACGTCTGTCATTGCGGGGGGAAAGCGCCCGCCGTGTTCTGGTAAAAATTAATGGCCAGCCGCTGGCCGACCATTCCAATTACGGCACGCCATTACTGATCGATATTAATATGATCGAACGTGTCGAAGTCGTTCGTGGCCCATCCTCCGTTGTACATGGCGGCAATGCTCTCGGCGGTGTTATTAATATCATCACCCGCCAGGCATCTGCCGGTGAGCAGGAAGTTATTTTCAGCTCCGGATATTACTCAGCAACCCGCGGACAACGCGTTTCTGCCGGCGTACTGACTGCCCGGCAAGGGCTGGATATGCGCCTGCAGGCCAGCCGCACATCCCATCAGGATCGCCGTTTGGCTGATGGCACACTGGAAGATTCTGATTCTCTGCAGCGCTCAGTCTCAGCAGAGTTGGGTTACAGCCAGGCACAACACCGTATCAGCTGGCAGGGCGACTATTTCAAACAATATGCCAGCGCCTGGGTGGAACCCGACTCGGGTATTGATTATCTGCGCTTTCCGGAGCGCAACTCTCTCCGTCATGCGCTGAATTATGAATACCTTCAGGATCACGGCAGCCTGCAAAAAATTAATGCCCGGATGTATCAACATAATGGCCGGCGCGTTATGGAAAATGCTATCAGCAGTCAGACACCCGTGGTGGCTGTGAATGTTGATAATTTCTCCGATGATGATCTGCTGACCAGTGGTGGCCAGTTAAGTACAGAAGCCCGCTGGCTGGGAAATAACCTGACGGTAGCTGGTATGGAGTATCAGAGCGACCGCCTGGATACAGACAAACGCTCGCAAACAACACTGCGTATGCTGACTCTGCCGATTCCGCCAACCGTGACAGAAAAAACATCCGCGCAACAAGCGGAACAAAACCAGTGGTCAGCATTTTTACAGCAACAGATTGTATTAACCGCAGATGCTGAGGCACACGCCGGTCTGCGTTATTACCGCATTAATTCACGCCTGACCGACAGCACAGAGCGCTCTGACAGCGATAACCATGATGATGAAATGGTTGGCTCCATATCCATGGTCTGGCGCGCCACTCCGGCCTCGGCATTACGCATCAACCTTGCTCAGGGATATTCCTACCCCAGCGTCACCCAGCAATTTGCCGTTACCGCCGGTGGCAGCAATGTGCATTTTGGCAACCCGGATTTAACCGCAGAAAAAGCAACCACTCTGGAATTTGGATTCCGCCTCGACAACAAGCAGTGGCTGCTTGACCTCGCGCTGTATTACAACCGCGCACGTGATTTTATCGACCGCGAAGCCCTGACTGCGGCTCCGCCTGAATACACCACAACCACCACAGCATCACAGTCTCTCTGGCGCTGGGTCAACATCAATAAAGCCAAAAGCTACGGTCTGGAACTGGCTGTTTCCCGTCAGCTTAAAACGCTCCGCCCTTACGCCAACATTACCGTACAACGCCGGGAGCTCGATTTCGCCAGCGGTGAAGACACCTGGAACAGCGGCCTGCCCGAATACCAGCTGCAGTCCGGAGTGCAATGGTCAGCCCTGCCAAATACACAGCTGGATATCTTTCTGCGCTCTTACGGTGATGCCCGGCGGGATGACGAAAATGGCATAAAGACCGCACAAAGCGGTGGCTACGCAGAATTCAATATCGCCATGCAGTATCAGCCGGTTAACAACCTGATGCTGACCGCTGCGGTTAATAACCTGACCAATCAAAGCTACCAGAACCCTGAAGAATTACCGGCTGCCGGACGTGCGCTCAATGCCGAAATGCATTGGCGTTTCTGA
- a CDS encoding nitrite reductase: MKYWKHPLCLAIAALSLAVHAVPNPENAASAYQGEASAIDPASAKVVRSPGAPDLTEAEFEKAKKIYFQRCAGCHGVLRKGATGKPLTPDITQQKGQAYLEALIGYGSPAGMPNWGSSGQFSPEEVTLMAKYVMHEPPTPPEWGMKEMLNTWEVFVKPEDRPKKQMNDLNLDNLFSVTLRDDGKIALIDGDTKKIVKTIETGYAVHISRISASGRYLLVIGRDARIDMIDLWMKSPGKVAEIKIGIEARSVETSKYKGYEDKYAIAGAYWPPQYTIMDGETLEPLQIVSTRGMTVDKQEYHPEPRVAAIIASHEHPEFIVNIKETGKVQLVNYQDVDNLTVTTIGTAPFLHDGGWDVTHRYFMTAANQSNKVAVIDSKERKMAALIDVGKIPHPGRGANFVHPEFGPVWATSHLGDETISLIGTDPENHPDHAWKVVQTLKGQGGGSLFIKTHPKSNHLYLDTTFNPDAKVSQSVAVFDIKNLAKGYTVLPIAEWSGIKEGAKRIVQPEYNAAGNEVWFSVWNGQEEPSAIVVVDDKTLKLKKVIKDKRLITPTGKFNVKNTQHDIY; the protein is encoded by the coding sequence ATGAAATACTGGAAACATCCACTTTGCCTGGCCATTGCCGCACTCAGCTTAGCGGTTCACGCGGTACCCAACCCGGAAAATGCTGCATCGGCTTATCAGGGCGAAGCATCTGCTATCGACCCGGCATCGGCTAAAGTTGTGCGTTCACCCGGCGCACCGGATCTGACTGAGGCAGAATTTGAAAAAGCCAAGAAGATTTATTTTCAGCGCTGTGCAGGCTGTCACGGCGTACTGCGTAAAGGCGCAACCGGCAAGCCACTGACACCAGATATTACTCAGCAAAAAGGCCAGGCTTACCTCGAAGCACTGATTGGCTATGGCTCGCCGGCCGGTATGCCAAACTGGGGATCATCCGGTCAGTTTTCGCCGGAAGAAGTCACACTGATGGCCAAGTACGTTATGCATGAACCACCAACACCTCCTGAGTGGGGTATGAAAGAAATGCTGAATACCTGGGAGGTATTTGTTAAACCTGAAGACCGCCCGAAAAAACAGATGAATGATCTTAATCTGGATAATCTGTTTTCTGTCACACTGCGGGACGACGGTAAAATTGCACTGATTGATGGCGATACAAAAAAAATCGTCAAAACCATCGAAACCGGATACGCCGTGCATATCTCCCGCATTTCGGCCTCGGGCCGTTACCTGCTGGTTATTGGTCGTGATGCCCGGATCGATATGATTGATTTATGGATGAAATCACCAGGTAAAGTTGCTGAAATCAAAATCGGCATCGAAGCCCGCTCGGTAGAAACATCCAAATACAAAGGCTACGAAGATAAATACGCCATTGCCGGTGCTTACTGGCCTCCGCAATACACCATTATGGATGGTGAAACCCTGGAGCCCCTGCAAATTGTTTCGACCCGTGGCATGACCGTCGATAAGCAGGAATACCATCCGGAGCCCCGCGTTGCTGCGATTATCGCGTCACATGAACATCCGGAATTTATCGTTAATATTAAAGAAACCGGTAAGGTACAGCTGGTTAACTATCAGGATGTCGATAACCTGACCGTTACCACCATTGGCACCGCTCCGTTCCTGCACGATGGTGGCTGGGATGTAACCCATCGCTACTTTATGACTGCAGCCAACCAATCCAACAAAGTTGCCGTTATTGACTCCAAAGAGCGGAAAATGGCTGCACTGATTGATGTGGGCAAAATCCCTCATCCAGGACGTGGAGCCAACTTTGTACACCCTGAATTCGGGCCTGTCTGGGCAACCAGCCACCTCGGTGATGAAACTATCTCCCTGATTGGTACCGATCCTGAAAACCATCCGGATCATGCCTGGAAAGTTGTGCAGACTCTGAAAGGACAAGGTGGCGGTTCTCTGTTTATCAAAACACACCCAAAATCGAATCACCTTTACCTGGATACCACCTTTAACCCGGATGCCAAAGTCAGCCAGTCTGTGGCGGTATTCGACATTAAAAATCTGGCAAAAGGCTACACTGTTCTGCCGATTGCTGAGTGGTCCGGAATCAAAGAAGGAGCCAAACGGATTGTTCAGCCGGAATACAATGCCGCCGGTAACGAAGTCTGGTTCTCAGTCTGGAACGGCCAGGAAGAACCGTCTGCAATTGTGGTGGTTGATGACAAAACACTGAAACTGAAAAAGGTAATTAAGGATAAACGCCTGATTACCCCAACCGGTAAATTCAATGTGAAAAACACTCAGCACGATATCTACTGA
- a CDS encoding MarR family winged helix-turn-helix transcriptional regulator, whose translation MDKLNKQDYQSLSDFRYRLRIFQRHSENICKAHGLTSLQYLLLLHLKGFSGREWATVSELSEKLQAKHHGTVMLVDRCCELGLVERRESITDKRCIEIHLLSRGEELADKIAWQHRPELELLEQKFPLSSHTDEHHPAEFSAPEKRKSGT comes from the coding sequence ATGGATAAATTGAATAAGCAGGATTATCAGAGCCTTTCGGATTTCCGCTATCGCCTGCGTATCTTCCAGCGCCACAGTGAAAATATCTGCAAAGCCCATGGTCTGACTTCATTGCAGTATCTTTTATTACTGCATCTGAAGGGGTTTTCAGGGCGCGAATGGGCCACTGTCAGTGAATTGTCGGAAAAACTTCAAGCGAAACATCATGGCACGGTGATGTTGGTCGACCGTTGCTGTGAGTTGGGGTTGGTTGAGCGGCGTGAATCGATAACAGACAAACGATGTATTGAGATACATTTGCTCTCCAGAGGAGAGGAGCTTGCAGATAAAATTGCCTGGCAGCACCGGCCTGAGCTTGAGCTTCTGGAGCAGAAGTTTCCTCTGAGCTCTCATACTGATGAGCATCATCCGGCTGAATTTTCCGCACCTGAAAAAAGAAAAAGCGGCACATAA
- a CDS encoding Yip1 family protein — MNLSELIMPWSAKGWEKMQSMNISIPALAWKLVLPLSFLPPVLLYYAGTHYDNSYIQGFPEKNWHFITTTFFLAELLTFFVMGWLIHSVLESHDLAINYHDAYLLAAIAPIPMWLSSLGLLIPSALITGIFAGVGLVASCVILYLGTSALCHRNTDDVVSMSATYTIMSAAFLAWIMLMVIVWAY; from the coding sequence ATGAACCTGTCAGAACTGATAATGCCCTGGTCAGCGAAAGGCTGGGAAAAAATGCAGTCGATGAATATCTCCATACCGGCTCTGGCATGGAAGCTGGTTCTGCCACTGTCTTTCCTGCCGCCGGTTCTTCTTTATTACGCCGGAACCCACTACGACAACAGCTATATTCAGGGCTTTCCGGAAAAAAACTGGCATTTTATTACCACCACATTTTTCCTCGCAGAATTACTGACCTTTTTTGTAATGGGATGGCTTATTCACTCGGTACTGGAAAGCCATGATCTGGCCATTAACTATCACGACGCCTACTTACTGGCGGCTATTGCCCCCATTCCTATGTGGCTGTCTTCTCTGGGATTACTTATTCCTTCCGCTTTAATTACCGGCATTTTTGCAGGTGTCGGATTAGTCGCTTCCTGTGTCATTCTCTACCTTGGAACCAGCGCGCTCTGTCACCGCAATACGGATGATGTGGTCAGCATGTCTGCAACCTATACGATAATGTCTGCCGCATTTCTCGCCTGGATTATGCTGATGGTTATCGTCTGGGCTTATTAA